GCAGAAGTGTATGTTACTCCCCCCTCCTCTTAATTCCACCCCATCGAATCAACACTCCAAACCAAGCTCAAACCTTCACTAACACACCCCCAGCGCCAGCCTAGCCACGCCAAtcaacctcctcctcctcagtCTCCTCGCCCTCCTCACCTACACGACCTTCCGGCCCAAGAAAGTCGACCCCATCCCCAGCGCGCCCGCCCCTATCGTCTTCCGCACCTTCACACCCCCCGAGCTCGAGCCCTTCTCCGGCCGCAACAACACACCTGTATATCTCTCTGTGCGCGGCCGCGTCTTCGATGTTAGCAATGGAAGGAATTTCTACGGACCCGGCGGACCGTATGAGAATTTTGCAGGGAGAGATGCGAGTCGTGGGTTGGCGAAGGGTAGTTTTGATGCGGAGATGTTGACGGAGGATTTGCAGGCTGAGCtggatgatttgaaggatttggatGCGGATGAGTTGGAGGCGTTGAAGGGCTGGGAGGAGAGGTTTGAGGAGAAGTATTTGGTGGTTGGGAGGTTGGTTAGTTGtaaggagaaggagagggaggagaaggagaaggggaaggcTTAGGTTTGGGGTATGGGTGAGGAGTGGATATATGTGTTGAGGTTTGTGGTGGGAATGTGAAACGTGGATGTTTCTACAGAATGAATCTTCATGAAAGACTTCACTGGTCAACTGAACAATGTTGATCAAATGGTGGTTATggatatcattcattcattcaatacatacatgccGGCGGGCGGTACACCTACCCATCGAAGCGAGAATGACAAGCcagatttttatattatgatTACTACATCTATTCATTcttctatccatctatccatctattcatttGTGATAGTGTATTATCCCTACATAGAGTATTTCAAACTCGATTATTCGTAGCTTGATCACTATATCACAACACGCAACACACAATCATCCAACCACACAACTAAGTGTATATCTCAACTGTCGACTCGTCAAATATCTAAGTACTAACTCGTCATCACCTCGTCTCACCAGTAGAATACAGTTTgtgatttcttatttctttgcttgcttgtggttgtggttatAATTGGATTCGAGCTATAGCAGTAAATTTGAGCAGGGGGGTTTAAGTTTTATGGTATTATGTATgggtgtttttttttttttttttttttgttatatatGTAGGAGTTGGAGTGGGAGTTGGAAGAGGGGGGTTGTGaatggggagagaggggtaAATTGGAAGACGGGAAGATAGAGAAACGACACCACGAGTCAGTTAGTTAATTAGTCAGTCACTTACTCTCGAATCTGTGAACGATCTTTTTGGAAAAAGCGAGAGCTggtcttatttttatttttattttattattattattattatttttttttttttttttttttttttttttatctcgtcttcttggttttgatttttgatttttgatttttgatttttggtcTGATAAAGAAGGAAAGTGATAGacggagggagggagagaggaaggagcTTGGGTAGTCGGCGAGGGGAGTGAGTCGTTTTTtatttggggttggggttggatGTTGGGGTGGGATGTTGGATGAGTGAAAAGTGAAGAGTTTGTGAGGAGTGGAatggggggagggaggggaagggaagggaagggaagggaagggaagggaagggaagggaagggaagggaagggaagggaagggaagggaagggaagggaaggagggACGGACTTGTGAGATATACCTAACTTATAAGGAGGATTTGATTATGTGATTTTTTTAGTTCATGGAGAGTAAGTGAGGATTGAGGTTGGGATTGaacttggatttggatttggtatTGGAATTCGAGATATTATTGTGTTGGGCTTTTGTCTTTTGATGTCGTTTGGGTGGTTGGGTATCTGGGTGTTAATTTCTAATGTATTTGAAGTATTATCCACATGATATTGTGATAAATCTCGTTGGGAACTTcaggtgatgatgatgggggTTTCCTAATCTTCgagtacctaggtagcttTAGATATATATGTGGATAggtatgaatatgaaaatcTAGAATGAGCTAGAAATGTTTCCAAAGAGAAATGAATCTCGAAAGATATGTAGCATGTAGCATGTAGTATGTGATACGATATTACATTATGTAGGACGATCTAATTACCTCAATCTTAAGCGAGACCTCAAACTTCACAATTCTCTACTCCTCACCTAACCACATCAAATCCCACCCCCATTCCAAACCACCACATCCTGAaccacctccccctccctaACCATCTCCTCCGTCAACGACCGACTCTCCAACATCCACTTCGCCCACGAACTCTTAACCCCCTCTCTAAACCCCCAACACGTCACCGTTGCACTCCTCAACCCTTCATGCGAGAGTAATTCCTTCGTATACTCCCAATCGCGCAACGTCCATGTATCCAAACCCCTCGATTCTAATAACGATTTCGATGCTTCTGGGACATCACCCCCATCTACCGACATCACATCTACCATGTCGACCGATTCGGAACTATCGCGTGATTCTTCTGCTTGGGAGTTTCCCCAAACCGTTAAATCCATATTTTTCAACCCTAACAATTCGCGGGTGATGAATCCACAGAAAAGTTCCCACGtcacatcaatatcaatacaagCACCCATCAATGACTCTGGAACCTCCCTcgcaatcttcaaatttcgaGCCCATGCCCGAGCACCCTGGCTTCTATCCGTCCAAAACGGTTGTACAGCTTCGATATTCATACCGAAATCCCAGATactatttccatttccataaaGCACTTCTtcggcttcttctttggtcTGTTTGCATACACTTAGAATGCGCGTGTGGATGCTCGGATTGGGATGGTCGGTATGGAAATTAGCCGAGAGGACTTTGTAGGTGGTGAGTTTTTCGGGGGTGTCTGGGGATATGGGGTAGAATGATTGGGCTGCGCAAAGAGGTAGGCATTTGGGTGGGAAGTAGTATCCATTGTGGGGGATTTGTGTTGTAATTTTATGGTGGCGAGgtggaaggaggaggagatagATTTTTAGACGGATTTCTGTaggtaaagaaagaaaggggaatgattgattggccatcgatttgagattgttgattgGCGAGGAAAAATCATGTGACGAATACTCAGATAGAGCTAGAGCATCCACAGGGCTGAACGACATGGATTCTCTCGATTCTTTATCCCTGGTTGACTGTTTCGAAGAATTACAATCGAAAGGATATGAAGTAGGataaagaatatcaacattaATATTTCGGCAATTACTTTGGCATTGctttatatctttcttcttttgaacGTAAAAAATGTTCATGGATAAGGTGGATAACTCCGGATACCTTGATGGGTTCTCGAGAAAAAAGGACTTGGATGTCATTTTCGGGTAATGCAGGGGCGGAATACCGGTGTAGTTGAAAAGGGGGATGATGTCCGGACTGTCGGGTTTTGGAATTTCGAGTGTTTTGCGTTATCGGTGTATCTAAAATGGAATTAAAGTTGTATTGAAGCGttgatttcgaaaatttGTGATACGTTCAGTGTTTCACTACCACTGATAACAGCCTCGAGCATATGTGGATTTCGAATCTatgtattaaaaaaaagttaaaCTAATATTGCAGTggtgttgatgaagatgcgCGTAATTTAGTGGTAAATAGAGGCGCCAATTTGACGTCCTAAAATGTCATCTCTTATGTGTTGAGACAAagaatatagattatatGAATAGAAGTAAAGTAACAAAAGTGAGGAATATCCCATATTAATGAAAATCCAATTGTCTATAAAGAAGCACAGCAGAGCCTGGGCAATACGTAAGGGTTATACATTTCTCTAATGTACAACACGAAGAGACGAATAAGAAACCAACAGTCTGTTTATACCTCGAGACGGAAGTATGACCAGTACATCCGGAATGGTATCTTACAGCATGCGGCTGAGGATGACACTGCATGACTGGTGCCAAAGTACCCAGAGATCAACGTCAAAATCTGACTTCCCTCGTACAATAACTCTTACACCGCAAAATATTTCCAGGAATATACACGTTGTAATTATACACCAATGAGTTCTCGTCGTAAGTACTCGGCAAATCCATTCATGATTGAAGCAGAGAACGCGACAAAAAGGGCCATGGATGAAGAATGATTCGACGAGGGCATAGACTGCATCTCAGAAGTGATATCCAATTTCTGAATACCTTTGATTTCCAACAATTGGGAAACCCATACCAAGTGTTCGTTTGAATGAGTTGTTAAAGTCTTAAACTCCGACGATGTGTACTGTTTCGTTTCTCTTTCGCCTCTTGGTTGTCCTCCCTCAACgatcaatttcaatccctTTAACTGCATGTgatctttcaaaaatttaCAAAGATTGTTCCAGTCGCATCGATTCGATTCgagagaaaagatgaaaCCTTGCTTGAAAAGAGATATCTCTTGTACTAAAGGTCGCGTACTAGGATTTAGATCGGAAAAGAAGGGGACGATGGCCTCGATATCCTTATGAAAACTGAATGTTCGATTGGAGTATAACATTGGTAAGGTTTCTTCATATATCTTGCGATTCACTCTCATTATAGAGGTATGTATGTCGACGGCAGTGCATAGTTTATATGTCGTCTGAAGTTGTTGTCGCAGAGGAGAAAAATCGACACTG
The sequence above is drawn from the Botrytis cinerea B05.10 chromosome 11, complete sequence genome and encodes:
- the Bcdap1 gene encoding Bcdap1 is translated as MDYVEKRMAAEAQRPAGAEVASLATPINLLLLSLLALLTYTTFRPKKVDPIPSAPAPIVFRTFTPPELEPFSGRNNTPVYLSVRGRVFDVSNGRNFYGPGGPYENFAGRDASRGLAKGSFDAEMLTEDLQAELDDLKDLDADELEALKGWEERFEEKYLVVGRLVSCKEKEREEKEKGKA